In Streptomyces capitiformicae, one genomic interval encodes:
- a CDS encoding VOC family protein — protein sequence MFTAITHSQIYVLDQDEALDFYVGKLGLEVNTDADLGFMRWLTVNVPGHPERQILLERPGPPALSEETAEQVRGLLTKGAMGGHLIFSTDDCRKTYEHLRGLGVEFTEEPTERPYGIDCGLRDPFGNSIRFTQPRG from the coding sequence ATGTTCACCGCCATCACGCACTCGCAGATCTACGTTCTCGACCAGGACGAGGCCCTCGACTTCTACGTCGGCAAGCTCGGCCTGGAGGTCAACACCGATGCCGACCTGGGTTTCATGCGCTGGCTGACCGTCAATGTGCCCGGCCATCCGGAGCGCCAGATCCTGCTGGAGAGGCCGGGTCCGCCCGCGCTGTCCGAGGAGACGGCCGAGCAGGTCCGCGGGCTGTTGACGAAGGGCGCCATGGGCGGCCACCTCATCTTCAGCACGGATGACTGCCGCAAGACCTACGAGCACCTGCGGGGCCTCGGAGTCGAGTTCACCGAGGAGCCCACCGAGCGCCCGTACGGCATCGACTGCGGGCTGCGTGACCCGTTCGGCAACAGCATCCGGTTCACCCAGCCGAGGGGCTGA
- a CDS encoding glyceraldehyde-3-phosphate dehydrogenase — MTVNEDSFTNWKNREEIAESMIPIIGKLHRERDVTVLLHSRSLVNKSVVSILKTHRFARQIAGEELSVTDTLPFLQALTTLDLGPSQIDIGMLAALHKADDRGLTVEAFTAEAVAGATGVNKIEGGEGRDVVLYGFGRIGRLVARLLIEKSGSGNGLRLRAIVVRGGGDQDIVKRASLLRRDSIHGQFQGTITVDEANSTIVANGNEIKVIYAGDPSEVDYTAYGIKDAILIDNTGKWRDREGLSQHLRPGIDKVVLTAPGKGDIPNIVHGVNHDTIKPDEQILSCASCTTNAIVPPLKAMADEYGVLRGHVETVHSFTNDQNLLDNYHKSERRGRSAPLNMVITETGAASAVAKALPDLKAPITGSSIRVPVPDVSIAILSLRLGRETSREEVLDYLRGVSLTSPLKRQIDFTTAPDAVSSDFIGSRHASIVDAGATKVDGDNAILYLWYDNEFGYSCQVIRVVQHVSGVEYPTYPSPAV, encoded by the coding sequence GTGACTGTCAACGAGGACTCGTTCACCAACTGGAAGAACCGCGAAGAGATCGCGGAATCGATGATCCCGATCATCGGGAAGCTGCATCGTGAGCGGGATGTCACCGTCCTGCTGCACAGCCGCTCCTTGGTGAACAAGTCGGTGGTCAGCATCCTGAAGACCCACCGGTTCGCCCGGCAGATCGCCGGGGAGGAGCTGTCGGTCACCGACACGCTGCCGTTCCTGCAGGCCCTCACCACGCTCGACCTCGGCCCTTCGCAGATCGACATCGGCATGCTCGCCGCGCTCCACAAGGCCGACGACCGCGGTCTGACGGTGGAGGCGTTCACCGCCGAGGCCGTCGCCGGCGCCACCGGCGTCAACAAGATCGAGGGCGGCGAGGGACGCGACGTCGTCCTCTACGGCTTCGGCCGCATCGGCCGCCTCGTCGCGCGCCTCCTCATCGAGAAGTCCGGTTCCGGCAATGGTCTGCGGCTGCGCGCCATCGTCGTCCGCGGGGGCGGCGATCAGGACATCGTGAAGCGTGCCTCGCTGCTGCGCCGGGACTCCATCCACGGCCAGTTCCAGGGCACGATCACCGTCGACGAGGCGAACAGTACGATCGTCGCCAACGGCAACGAGATCAAGGTGATCTACGCGGGCGACCCGTCCGAGGTCGACTACACGGCGTACGGCATCAAGGACGCCATCCTCATCGACAACACGGGCAAGTGGCGCGACCGCGAGGGCCTGTCGCAGCATCTGCGCCCCGGTATCGACAAGGTCGTCCTGACCGCGCCGGGCAAGGGCGACATCCCGAACATCGTGCACGGCGTCAACCACGACACGATCAAGCCGGACGAGCAGATCCTGTCCTGCGCGTCCTGCACCACCAACGCGATCGTGCCGCCGCTGAAGGCGATGGCGGACGAGTACGGCGTGCTGCGCGGCCACGTGGAGACCGTCCACTCGTTCACCAACGACCAGAACCTGCTGGACAACTACCACAAGTCCGAGCGCCGCGGCCGCTCCGCGCCGCTCAACATGGTCATCACCGAGACCGGTGCCGCGTCGGCCGTGGCCAAGGCGCTGCCGGACCTCAAGGCCCCGATCACCGGCAGCTCCATCCGCGTCCCGGTGCCGGACGTCTCGATCGCCATCCTCAGCCTGCGCCTCGGCCGGGAGACCAGCCGCGAGGAGGTCCTCGACTATCTGCGGGGTGTCTCGCTGACCTCGCCGCTGAAGCGTCAGATCGACTTCACCACGGCCCCGGACGCGGTCTCCAGCGACTTCATCGGCTCCCGCCACGCCTCGATCGTCGACGCCGGCGCCACCAAGGTCGACGGCGACAACGCGATCCTCTACCTCTGGTACGACAACGAGTTCGGCTACTCCTGCCAGGTCATCCGCGTCGTGCAGCACGTCTCCGGGGTGGAGTACCCGACGTACCCGTCTCCGGCGGTCTGA
- a CDS encoding VOC family protein has protein sequence MITTDLAPGSPCWLDLGAPDVRAAAAFYGAVLGWEYESMGGGEEFEGGMFKKDGKTVAGLGKLTEEGARSAWMIYYTVNDADATTQAVERAGGTVRVAPRDLDDWGRMAQFSDPLGGQFAVWQPGKDKGFELADQPGSLSWTELYTSDAAGAKDFYGEVFGWRFSDMELPGGGGTYSLITPADLPEERMHGGLMELPEEQLTLTNGRPYWHPVFNVTDCDAAVAKVTGNGGSVQMGPEDAQGVGRLAVCLDPSKADFVVLTPERS, from the coding sequence ATGATCACCACTGACCTCGCGCCCGGTTCCCCCTGCTGGCTCGACCTCGGAGCCCCCGACGTACGGGCCGCCGCGGCCTTCTACGGCGCGGTGCTCGGCTGGGAGTACGAGTCCATGGGCGGGGGCGAGGAGTTCGAGGGCGGGATGTTCAAGAAGGACGGCAAGACCGTCGCCGGGCTCGGCAAACTGACCGAGGAGGGCGCCCGCTCGGCGTGGATGATCTACTACACGGTCAACGACGCGGACGCCACGACCCAGGCTGTGGAGCGCGCGGGCGGCACGGTGCGCGTGGCGCCGCGCGACCTCGACGACTGGGGCCGGATGGCGCAGTTCAGCGACCCGCTGGGCGGCCAGTTCGCCGTCTGGCAGCCGGGGAAGGACAAGGGCTTCGAGCTGGCGGACCAGCCGGGCTCGCTGTCCTGGACCGAGCTGTACACGAGCGACGCCGCCGGCGCGAAGGACTTCTACGGCGAGGTCTTCGGCTGGCGGTTCAGCGACATGGAGCTGCCGGGCGGCGGAGGCACGTACTCCCTCATCACCCCCGCCGATCTGCCCGAGGAGCGCATGCACGGCGGCCTCATGGAACTCCCCGAGGAGCAGCTCACCCTGACGAACGGGCGGCCGTACTGGCACCCCGTCTTCAACGTCACGGACTGCGACGCGGCGGTCGCCAAGGTCACCGGGAACGGCGGCAGTGTGCAGATGGGGCCGGAGGACGCGCAGGGCGTCGGTCGCCTCGCCGTGTGCCTCGACCCGTCGAAGGCGGACTTCGTGGTGCTCACTCCGGAACGGAGTTGA
- a CDS encoding helix-turn-helix domain-containing protein, translating to MSRAAEESNRRMLRARDAMDRSYAQPLDVPSLARIAHVSEAHFTRTFRATFGETPHRYLQRRRVERAMFLLRETDRGVTDICFEVGFGSPGTFSRTFREIVGRSPREYRKEALPVAVPTCFAKAWMRPNG from the coding sequence GTGAGTCGCGCCGCAGAAGAGTCCAACCGCCGCATGCTCCGGGCCAGGGACGCCATGGATCGCTCCTACGCCCAGCCGTTGGACGTTCCGTCCCTGGCCCGGATCGCGCATGTGTCCGAAGCACACTTCACCCGCACCTTCCGGGCCACGTTCGGCGAGACACCGCACCGCTACCTTCAGCGCCGCCGCGTCGAACGGGCGATGTTCCTGTTGCGGGAGACCGACCGCGGTGTGACGGACATCTGCTTCGAGGTGGGCTTCGGCAGCCCGGGCACCTTCAGCCGCACGTTCCGCGAGATCGTCGGCCGGTCCCCAAGGGAGTACCGCAAGGAGGCGTTGCCCGTGGCCGTGCCGACCTGTTTCGCCAAGGCGTGGATGCGACCGAACGGCTGA
- a CDS encoding PP2C family protein-serine/threonine phosphatase: MADTAIDYAAVFQALPGMVALLTPELVYADANEEFLRLSGRTREQVVGRYLFDVFPDNPTDPAASGMRNLAASLTRVVDSGERDAMALQRYDVESTQRPGEWEVRYWSPVNAPVLGPDGSVVLLIHKVEEITELIRARSRRQGDRARVLEAELYTRARELQEVNERLRRAHAREREVALALQKAMMPSPSPVRHHRAAVRYRPAVSALNVCGDWYDLVDLPGEDRIGVAVGDVVGHGLAAACAMGQLRSALSAASLVAAGPAQALDALGLYADSVEGAENTTVVQTCMDWATHTITYSSAGHPPPALLRRDGTVTFLDQATDPPLGARPEHVPRPQAAVGFTEGDTLVLYTDGLIERRHEDIDTGLTRLAAALTRHRHTAPEPLADALLLDLLPPDGATDDTALVIIRL, from the coding sequence ATGGCGGATACGGCGATCGACTACGCGGCGGTGTTCCAGGCGCTGCCGGGGATGGTGGCGCTGCTGACCCCGGAGCTCGTGTACGCGGACGCGAACGAGGAGTTCCTGCGGCTGTCCGGCCGGACCCGTGAGCAGGTCGTCGGCCGGTATCTCTTCGACGTGTTCCCCGACAACCCGACCGACCCGGCCGCCAGCGGCATGCGCAATCTCGCGGCCTCCCTGACTCGGGTGGTGGACAGCGGCGAACGTGACGCGATGGCGCTGCAGCGGTACGACGTGGAGTCGACGCAGCGGCCGGGGGAGTGGGAGGTGCGGTACTGGAGTCCGGTGAACGCGCCGGTCCTCGGCCCCGACGGCAGCGTGGTGCTGCTGATCCACAAGGTGGAGGAGATCACCGAACTGATCCGTGCCCGCTCCCGCCGACAGGGCGACCGGGCCCGGGTACTGGAAGCCGAGCTCTACACCCGGGCCCGTGAGCTGCAGGAGGTCAACGAACGGCTGCGCAGGGCGCACGCCCGGGAACGCGAGGTCGCGCTCGCGCTCCAGAAGGCGATGATGCCCTCGCCCAGCCCCGTCCGCCACCACCGTGCCGCAGTGCGCTACCGGCCGGCCGTCAGCGCGCTCAACGTGTGCGGCGACTGGTACGACCTCGTCGACCTGCCCGGTGAGGACCGGATCGGCGTAGCCGTGGGCGACGTCGTCGGGCACGGTCTGGCCGCCGCCTGCGCCATGGGCCAGCTGCGCAGCGCGCTCAGCGCCGCGTCCCTCGTCGCGGCCGGCCCCGCCCAGGCGCTGGACGCCCTCGGCCTCTACGCCGACTCCGTCGAGGGCGCCGAGAACACCACCGTCGTCCAGACCTGCATGGACTGGGCGACCCACACGATCACCTACAGCAGCGCCGGCCACCCACCGCCCGCACTGCTGCGCCGCGACGGCACGGTCACCTTCCTCGACCAGGCCACCGATCCACCCCTCGGAGCCCGTCCCGAACACGTGCCCCGCCCTCAGGCCGCCGTCGGCTTCACCGAGGGCGACACCCTCGTCCTGTACACCGACGGACTCATCGAACGCCGCCACGAGGACATCGACACCGGCCTCACCCGCCTCGCCGCCGCCCTCACCCGCCACCGCCACACTGCCCCCGAACCCCTGGCCGACGCCCTCCTCCTCGACCTCCTCCCGCCGGACGGCGCCACCGACGACACAGCGCTCGTCATCATCCGGCTGTGA
- the ligA gene encoding NAD-dependent DNA ligase LigA → MIGMTTSAAVIADAAAYAQAVEDAVKASAAYYTGGTSVLDDDAYDRLVRGIAEWEAAHPDQILPGSPTGKVAGGAVEGDVPHTVAMLSLDNVFSAEEFTAWTASLARRIGHDVERFGVEPKLDGLAVAARYTHGRLTRLITRGDGTAGEDVSHAIGTIEGLPGELAEPVTVEVRGEVLMTTAQFEYANEVRTAHGGQPFANPRNAAAGTLRARERAYTVPMTFFGYGLLALPGTEEEFAGQLGELAHSDLMARAAELGVNTTASTAVPGVTADSVEQVLARVKEIAALRAELPFGIDGIVIKADLAADQRAAGSGSRAPRWAIAYKLPAVEKITRLLEVQWNVGRTGIIAPRGVLEPVEIDGSTITYATLHNPADITRRDLRLGDHVMVHRAGDVIPRVEAPVAHLRTGEEQPIVFPEVCPRCGSGIDTGEQRWRCENGRNCHLVASLSYAVGRDQLDVEGLGHTRIVQLVEAGLVADLADLFALTREQLLGLERMGETSTDNLLAALDTARGRPLSRVLCALGVRGTGRSMSRRIARYFATMDNIRAADTAAIQQVEGIGTEKAPSIVAELAELAPLIDKLAAAGVNMTEPGATPPAPATADSGSGSDSDSDAENAAPVGGPLAGMAVVVTGAMTGVLEKLSRNQMNELIERAGGRASSSVSKKTSLVVAGDNAGSKRAKAESLGIRLAAPDEFATLVADFLE, encoded by the coding sequence ATGATCGGCATGACGACATCAGCAGCAGTGATCGCGGATGCCGCCGCCTACGCGCAGGCGGTCGAGGACGCGGTGAAGGCCTCGGCCGCCTACTACACGGGGGGCACATCGGTACTGGACGACGACGCCTACGACCGGCTGGTGCGCGGCATCGCGGAGTGGGAGGCCGCGCATCCCGACCAGATACTGCCCGGGTCACCGACCGGAAAAGTGGCCGGCGGTGCGGTGGAGGGGGACGTCCCGCACACGGTGGCGATGCTGAGCCTGGACAATGTGTTCTCGGCCGAGGAGTTCACCGCGTGGACCGCGTCGTTGGCGCGGCGGATCGGGCATGACGTGGAGCGGTTCGGCGTCGAGCCGAAGCTCGACGGCCTGGCGGTCGCCGCCCGCTACACCCACGGCCGTCTCACGCGGCTGATCACTCGCGGCGACGGGACGGCCGGGGAGGACGTCTCGCACGCGATCGGCACCATCGAGGGCCTGCCCGGCGAGCTGGCCGAGCCGGTCACCGTGGAGGTGCGGGGCGAGGTCCTCATGACCACCGCCCAGTTCGAGTACGCCAACGAGGTGCGCACCGCGCACGGCGGGCAGCCGTTCGCCAATCCGCGCAACGCCGCGGCGGGCACCCTGCGGGCCCGGGAGCGGGCCTACACCGTGCCGATGACGTTCTTCGGCTACGGGCTGCTGGCGCTGCCCGGCACGGAGGAGGAATTCGCCGGGCAGTTGGGGGAGCTCGCCCACAGCGACCTGATGGCGCGGGCCGCCGAACTCGGCGTGAACACCACCGCCAGTACGGCGGTGCCCGGTGTCACCGCCGACTCGGTCGAGCAGGTCCTCGCCCGGGTGAAGGAGATCGCCGCGCTGCGCGCCGAACTGCCCTTCGGGATAGACGGAATCGTCATCAAGGCCGACCTGGCCGCCGACCAGCGGGCCGCCGGATCCGGTTCACGCGCCCCGCGCTGGGCAATCGCCTACAAACTGCCGGCCGTGGAGAAGATCACCCGGCTGCTGGAGGTGCAGTGGAACGTCGGCCGCACGGGCATCATCGCACCGCGTGGCGTGCTGGAGCCGGTCGAGATCGACGGCTCCACCATCACCTACGCCACGCTGCACAACCCGGCCGACATCACCCGCCGCGATCTGCGCCTCGGCGACCACGTCATGGTGCATCGCGCCGGTGACGTCATCCCCCGCGTCGAGGCCCCCGTCGCCCACCTGCGCACCGGTGAGGAACAGCCCATCGTCTTCCCGGAGGTGTGCCCGCGCTGCGGCTCCGGCATCGACACCGGCGAGCAGCGCTGGCGCTGCGAGAACGGCCGCAACTGCCACCTGGTCGCCTCCCTCTCGTACGCCGTCGGCCGCGACCAGCTGGACGTCGAAGGGCTCGGCCACACCCGTATCGTGCAGCTCGTCGAGGCCGGTCTGGTCGCCGATCTCGCCGACCTGTTCGCCCTCACCCGCGAGCAGCTCCTCGGACTGGAGCGGATGGGTGAGACCAGCACCGACAACCTCCTCGCCGCGCTCGACACGGCCCGTGGGCGGCCTCTGTCACGGGTGCTGTGCGCGCTGGGCGTCCGCGGCACCGGGCGCTCCATGTCCCGCCGTATCGCCCGGTACTTCGCCACGATGGACAACATCCGCGCCGCCGACACCGCCGCGATACAGCAGGTCGAGGGCATCGGCACCGAGAAGGCCCCGTCGATCGTCGCGGAGCTCGCCGAACTGGCCCCGCTCATCGACAAGCTCGCCGCGGCCGGGGTGAACATGACCGAGCCGGGCGCCACGCCGCCCGCCCCGGCGACCGCCGACTCCGGCTCCGGCTCCGACTCCGACTCCGACGCGGAGAACGCCGCGCCGGTGGGTGGGCCGCTCGCCGGGATGGCAGTGGTGGTCACGGGGGCGATGACCGGCGTACTGGAGAAGCTCAGCCGCAACCAGATGAACGAACTCATCGAACGCGCCGGCGGCCGCGCCTCTTCCAGCGTCTCCAAGAAGACCTCCCTGGTCGTCGCCGGTGACAACGCCGGATCCAAGCGGGCCAAGGCCGAGTCCCTGGGCATCCGCCTCGCCGCCCCGGACGAGTTCGCCACCCTCGTCGCCGATTTCCTGGAGTGA